In one window of Chryseobacterium viscerum DNA:
- a CDS encoding PKD domain-containing protein, with protein sequence MNTKLDNVTTQYRKFNDNQALTEGQLNEFIDYFEDQDRLSRTRLSGVGVVCGFQSKYVELEISPSLTEKASRPGDMDLEIPFDTIMITQGAGVTTDGDLITLRQVGSKRSEAIIDFKAKNYKYYRNYIDVQGYEHFRIGGQQIPLLELFTTEEYRQLLNEGANAGDFKQVSEIYSSLNDKIVILYLESYSNDETPCQDADCDNNGAEQVSNLKILLADSASVSELITKGDAKDAIYKQHNTYEKLFDSLPNISAKRVILDALVKTAPQLKTKFQGAISTVAELSDGFTSIAGAFNVNMNLGGQTLYDKLNPLLTSTSPALEDYQYRYDLLKDLIDTYNEIKGLILHLNAECCPDIASFPKHLMLGPVGAKQELGEYIPLRHDFYNSPITTNDDENYERVVMLANRFVQKVNGFQSYIGRIKITPSNLNVRLGNKAIPYYYNVDQSLLAQWNFEKAKTDRAAYNLSYHTANLSGEDFIQNPLNYNIDNNDFYRIEGHIGMPYKTALQNINDLKTQYGLAFDVIALVLEKGEKPGSEPPIREKTVSIDELRKQLISISSDVSNRTTNSQHTLLNISKLDEQLRLLNQAEFSKEGSSDGVTVVKQDPKKDDVVSELLSEFLERKSGLEHVAGVEPGGTFALIYHSEADNQVLADFSLPYLCCSKKDPAFLSLPANKLCQKDAPIVMTIVPVDGQVKAFVNGAQIPAVTQSGGQSFFDPGLVNAAYFGQTITFTVNDDPVEAQMVVYAQPNISVTTGTVSYDAPTMDENANNPDATVEFDASGDFTGLTFTWNFDDGTPIIHNEAPTNKKIHVYKLVAGQEKTFNPTLTVTNANGCSTVYKLAPLKLKGQSTIACLSGMRVVIQYRDDIDTGHVCNDATFNLKGNGIVIGGINPYPGFIGNIHLSNTGGSQDRGNHKQGTPALSRYNEIIITQAEAKQMASQSSDGFVEFSLECALPVNNRPPTGCHQDVAYTEIFLANATVPIYFGYPNGNFLRINPCTGVTK encoded by the coding sequence ATGAACACTAAATTAGACAATGTAACAACCCAATATAGAAAGTTCAACGACAATCAGGCGTTAACAGAAGGGCAATTAAACGAATTTATAGACTATTTCGAAGATCAGGACAGATTATCAAGAACCCGCCTGAGTGGAGTTGGGGTAGTATGCGGTTTTCAATCGAAGTACGTAGAACTTGAAATCTCACCTTCTCTGACAGAAAAAGCATCCAGACCAGGAGATATGGATCTTGAGATTCCCTTTGATACTATTATGATTACACAGGGAGCTGGGGTTACTACTGATGGAGACCTGATAACGCTGCGCCAGGTAGGAAGCAAAAGGTCAGAGGCTATCATAGACTTCAAGGCTAAAAATTACAAATACTATAGAAATTATATTGATGTTCAAGGATATGAACATTTTCGTATCGGAGGACAGCAAATTCCTCTTTTAGAATTGTTTACAACAGAAGAGTATAGACAATTATTGAACGAAGGGGCTAATGCCGGAGATTTTAAACAGGTAAGTGAGATTTATAGTTCATTAAATGATAAAATTGTAATTCTGTATTTAGAAAGTTATTCTAATGATGAGACCCCATGTCAGGATGCTGATTGTGACAATAACGGAGCAGAGCAGGTATCTAATCTTAAAATACTTCTGGCAGATTCAGCGTCTGTTTCAGAGCTTATCACGAAAGGAGATGCAAAAGATGCTATCTATAAACAACACAATACGTATGAAAAGCTTTTTGACAGTTTGCCTAACATATCGGCCAAAAGAGTTATTCTGGATGCTCTTGTAAAAACAGCACCGCAGTTAAAGACCAAATTTCAGGGCGCTATCAGTACTGTTGCAGAATTAAGTGATGGCTTTACCTCTATTGCAGGAGCTTTTAATGTAAATATGAATCTGGGCGGGCAGACGCTTTATGATAAACTGAACCCCTTGCTGACAAGCACTTCTCCGGCCTTAGAAGATTATCAGTACCGATATGATTTACTAAAGGACTTGATTGATACCTACAATGAAATAAAAGGTTTGATCCTGCACCTGAATGCTGAATGTTGTCCGGATATTGCCTCATTCCCTAAACACCTTATGCTAGGACCAGTTGGAGCAAAGCAGGAATTAGGAGAATATATCCCATTACGTCACGATTTTTATAATTCACCAATTACGACCAATGATGACGAGAATTATGAAAGAGTTGTAATGCTTGCCAATCGTTTTGTGCAGAAAGTCAATGGATTTCAATCCTATATCGGACGTATTAAAATTACGCCTTCAAACCTGAATGTAAGATTGGGTAATAAAGCAATACCGTATTACTATAATGTAGATCAATCTTTATTGGCCCAATGGAACTTTGAAAAAGCAAAAACCGATAGAGCTGCTTACAATTTAAGTTATCATACAGCCAATTTATCAGGAGAAGATTTTATTCAGAATCCACTGAATTATAACATTGACAATAATGATTTTTATAGAATCGAAGGTCACATTGGAATGCCTTATAAAACAGCATTGCAAAACATCAATGATCTTAAAACACAATACGGTTTAGCCTTTGATGTTATTGCATTGGTTCTGGAAAAAGGCGAAAAACCTGGCAGCGAGCCGCCAATCCGTGAAAAAACAGTATCTATTGATGAGCTCAGAAAGCAGCTGATATCCATTTCCAGTGATGTAAGCAACAGGACCACCAATTCACAGCATACTTTACTGAATATCTCTAAACTGGATGAGCAGCTAAGATTACTGAACCAGGCTGAATTCTCAAAAGAAGGATCTTCAGATGGGGTTACAGTAGTAAAACAGGATCCTAAAAAAGATGATGTTGTAAGTGAGCTTTTAAGCGAATTTTTAGAAAGGAAATCAGGCCTGGAGCATGTGGCTGGAGTGGAACCGGGCGGAACTTTCGCATTGATTTATCACTCGGAAGCTGATAACCAGGTTCTTGCAGATTTTTCACTGCCTTATCTGTGTTGCTCTAAAAAGGATCCTGCATTCCTGTCGTTACCGGCAAACAAACTATGTCAGAAAGATGCTCCAATTGTGATGACAATTGTTCCGGTAGATGGGCAGGTAAAAGCATTTGTAAATGGTGCTCAGATTCCTGCGGTTACACAATCGGGAGGTCAAAGCTTCTTCGATCCTGGTCTGGTTAACGCGGCTTATTTTGGACAAACTATTACGTTTACCGTTAATGATGATCCAGTGGAAGCACAGATGGTAGTGTATGCACAACCAAATATATCTGTGACTACAGGTACGGTGAGTTATGATGCTCCTACGATGGACGAAAATGCAAACAACCCGGATGCAACAGTTGAGTTTGATGCTTCTGGAGACTTTACAGGTCTTACATTTACCTGGAATTTTGATGATGGTACTCCAATTATTCATAACGAGGCACCAACTAACAAAAAAATCCATGTGTATAAGCTTGTTGCCGGACAAGAGAAAACTTTCAATCCAACACTTACAGTAACCAATGCTAATGGCTGTAGTACGGTCTACAAATTAGCTCCGCTAAAATTAAAAGGTCAATCCACTATTGCATGTTTAAGTGGTATGAGAGTAGTCATTCAGTATAGAGACGATATAGACACAGGTCACGTTTGTAATGATGCTACTTTCAACTTAAAAGGAAATGGTATTGTCATAGGAGGGATCAATCCATACCCTGGCTTTATTGGAAATATACATTTAAGTAATACAGGAGGCAGTCAGGATAGAGGTAACCATAAACAGGGTACTCCTGCATTGAGCAGATATAATGAAATTATCATCACTCAGGCAGAAGCTAAGCAAATGGCATCACAATCATCAGATGGTTTTGTAGAGTTTTCACTTGAATGTGCTCTACCTGTTAATAACAGACCGCCAACTGGTTGCCACCAGGATGTTGCCTATACCGAAATATTCCTGGCAAACGCTACAGTTCCTATTTATTTTGGTTATCCAAATGGTAATTTCCTAAGAATAAACCCTTGTACAGGAGTGACAAAATAA
- a CDS encoding PKD domain-containing protein, with the protein MKNQLSSIAVQYRKFSKGQYIEDPDQFNEFLDFFEDQDRLSRVLLQGVGIVCGLKPTLIYKNRLLSGIQLSQGAALTTDGDLLTLNNTSKISEDLYMSDLKTVDLENKNFTHFKVYDNFKIKYPAFYEGSEQIELWELATAQEARSDFQPVNNLTKLEDKYLLLYLEDYEKEVKPCRGVDCDNHGIQQIRNLKVLVTTARGITHILGEDGFTLPDPITGEVKLKRKDRLQPHPLFIEDIMEPVKQNRVILEQFVSNKKLSASDLKNIYIKALDKTDFGKVVFERMEAIGKIVGIPTANYDTFKASFTRIFNQDSGFQYAYDVVKDLMDTYSEIVELLPKAFTKCFPDFVSFPKHIMLGKLISDIQLDFSRHQFYNSPALDDEKATQRVKTLINRFNQQVGYFNPDNIIKNKEKVKITPSQKLNPLSNKAIPFYYTVTENFLKAWNFDKTSNRSSGSNLTFDTDWVLIGQFEKESPLNLNIDNYSFYNIEGHQGMDYQVAFEQIKEIKDKQQLGFDIMLLSLEEIKGNKDLSKAYFNEYVEKNSGLEHKRGVKRGGTFILVYDSVRNPKVIADFSLPYICCTPKAIIKLSLPTSVICAESDPIPFTVSPMNGVVKASISNGVKFINGQYIFDPKAVEEQFYGQEITFTVNGKPTDCSIKVISEPDIKVEVVEPVIYPGGDSTATIVNIKVSGANFADYTYRWDFLGTDVWVPIKPDANGFVSYKYYNLDLKNIPAIRVKVDGSGCIQDVIIRDWYDAPVRLSLATDIICSSSDSIPFIDLFPTDGIVKASAGAEASVVSSNGSYSFNPNAVNSALYGQYITFTVNDKSTNCRIKVIPPPKVNINYTVDYPANGSTETTINIDVSGPYFTEYMYEWDFLGTGQFTPPKPINGKISYKYSNLDPKNIPVIGVNVTGGGCAQYTTIRGWYDAPVQLSLPVNTICSESGSIPFNVVPSNGVVAASAGAEASVVSGAGGYSFNPNLVNPALHGQVITFTVNGKQTNCSIRVISTPKVGISVKSVDYPAGNSNETKVNFVVSGPGFTNYTYSVDGNPLSQPDANGNMSYTLMNVDPKNIPVINVKVSNGECTQTITVRDWYVAIKKIDLSDSVNCCPATLPIIKADAGAKDLRFSLELGRFGLKGSGDGAPVLLYFWSKLEGPDVKLISDPANGELIVEDLIAGNYKFQLLVKDANSDAFSIDTTTVTVY; encoded by the coding sequence ATGAAGAATCAATTAAGTAGTATAGCAGTCCAATACCGTAAATTCAGTAAAGGGCAGTATATAGAAGATCCTGATCAGTTCAATGAGTTCCTGGATTTTTTTGAAGATCAGGACCGTTTGTCCAGAGTACTGCTGCAGGGAGTAGGTATTGTATGCGGCCTCAAACCAACACTTATATATAAAAACAGGCTGCTCAGCGGCATACAGCTTTCTCAGGGAGCAGCGCTTACCACCGACGGAGATTTATTAACCCTGAACAATACGAGTAAGATAAGTGAAGATTTGTACATGAGCGATCTGAAAACGGTTGATCTTGAAAATAAAAACTTCACCCATTTTAAAGTATATGATAATTTTAAAATAAAATACCCTGCGTTTTACGAGGGGAGCGAGCAGATTGAACTATGGGAACTGGCAACAGCTCAGGAAGCAAGATCTGATTTTCAGCCTGTCAATAATCTTACAAAATTAGAAGACAAATACCTGCTGCTGTATTTGGAGGACTATGAAAAAGAAGTTAAGCCTTGTAGAGGTGTTGACTGTGATAATCATGGAATACAGCAAATCAGAAACCTTAAAGTATTAGTTACTACAGCAAGAGGGATCACTCATATTCTTGGAGAAGATGGTTTTACTCTACCTGACCCTATAACAGGTGAGGTTAAGCTCAAAAGAAAAGATCGTCTTCAGCCTCATCCTTTGTTTATAGAAGATATAATGGAGCCTGTGAAACAAAACCGTGTTATTTTAGAACAGTTTGTTTCAAATAAAAAATTGAGTGCTTCTGATTTAAAAAATATATATATCAAGGCTCTGGATAAAACTGATTTTGGGAAGGTTGTTTTTGAAAGAATGGAAGCAATCGGTAAAATAGTAGGGATTCCAACAGCCAATTACGATACGTTTAAAGCATCATTTACAAGAATTTTTAATCAGGACTCAGGTTTTCAGTATGCTTACGATGTCGTAAAAGATTTAATGGATACCTATTCTGAAATTGTAGAATTGCTTCCTAAAGCATTTACTAAATGTTTTCCGGATTTTGTTTCTTTTCCTAAACACATCATGCTTGGGAAATTAATATCAGATATCCAGTTGGATTTCTCAAGACATCAGTTTTATAATTCGCCTGCTTTGGATGATGAAAAAGCAACCCAAAGAGTTAAAACCCTGATTAATCGTTTTAATCAGCAGGTGGGATATTTTAATCCTGATAATATTATTAAAAATAAGGAAAAGGTTAAAATTACTCCATCACAAAAACTGAATCCTCTGAGTAATAAAGCGATTCCTTTTTATTACACGGTTACAGAAAATTTCTTAAAAGCGTGGAACTTTGATAAAACGAGCAACCGGTCATCTGGCAGCAATTTAACATTTGATACAGATTGGGTGTTAATAGGACAATTTGAAAAAGAAAGTCCTTTAAATCTCAATATAGATAACTATTCGTTTTATAATATAGAAGGTCATCAGGGGATGGATTACCAGGTTGCCTTTGAACAGATAAAGGAAATCAAGGATAAGCAGCAGCTGGGATTTGATATTATGCTCTTGTCTTTAGAAGAAATAAAAGGAAATAAAGACCTTTCAAAAGCATATTTCAATGAATATGTAGAAAAAAATTCGGGATTGGAACATAAGCGGGGAGTAAAACGTGGTGGCACTTTTATTCTGGTTTATGATTCTGTGAGAAATCCAAAAGTTATTGCAGACTTTTCACTTCCATACATCTGTTGTACTCCAAAAGCAATCATCAAATTGAGTTTGCCAACTTCTGTTATCTGTGCTGAATCCGACCCAATACCTTTTACTGTATCCCCTATGAATGGAGTTGTGAAAGCAAGTATCAGTAATGGTGTGAAATTTATCAATGGACAATATATCTTTGATCCGAAGGCTGTGGAAGAACAGTTCTATGGTCAGGAAATTACCTTTACTGTCAATGGGAAACCTACTGATTGCAGCATTAAAGTGATTTCAGAACCGGATATTAAAGTAGAAGTTGTAGAACCTGTCATTTATCCTGGAGGAGACTCAACAGCAACAATAGTAAACATTAAAGTTTCCGGAGCAAACTTTGCAGACTATACGTACAGATGGGATTTCCTTGGGACTGATGTTTGGGTTCCGATAAAGCCGGATGCAAATGGATTTGTGAGTTATAAGTATTACAATCTGGATCTTAAAAATATTCCGGCAATAAGAGTAAAAGTAGATGGCAGCGGATGTATCCAGGATGTTATAATAAGAGACTGGTACGATGCTCCGGTTCGGTTAAGTTTAGCAACAGATATTATTTGTTCTTCATCTGATTCCATACCTTTTATTGATCTATTCCCTACGGATGGGATTGTGAAAGCCAGTGCCGGTGCGGAAGCCAGTGTTGTATCCAGCAATGGAAGTTATTCTTTCAATCCAAATGCAGTGAATTCTGCTTTGTATGGTCAATATATTACATTTACTGTAAACGATAAATCAACGAACTGTCGTATTAAGGTTATTCCGCCGCCTAAAGTTAATATTAATTATACTGTTGATTATCCAGCGAACGGTTCAACAGAAACCACAATAAACATTGACGTTTCCGGACCATATTTTACAGAATATATGTACGAATGGGATTTTCTGGGTACCGGACAGTTTACTCCTCCCAAACCTATAAATGGTAAGATAAGTTATAAATATTCTAATCTTGATCCAAAAAATATTCCGGTGATAGGAGTGAATGTGACTGGAGGAGGATGTGCTCAATACACGACTATAAGAGGTTGGTATGATGCTCCGGTTCAATTAAGCTTGCCGGTGAATACTATTTGTTCTGAATCCGGTTCTATACCTTTTAACGTGGTACCCAGCAATGGAGTTGTAGCAGCCAGTGCTGGTGCTGAAGCCAGTGTTGTATCCGGTGCTGGGGGATATTCCTTCAATCCGAACCTGGTGAATCCTGCGTTACACGGTCAGGTAATTACCTTTACTGTAAACGGAAAACAAACCAACTGCAGTATTAGGGTTATTTCAACACCGAAGGTTGGGATATCTGTTAAATCTGTTGATTATCCGGCCGGTAATTCAAATGAAACAAAAGTAAACTTTGTCGTTTCAGGGCCAGGCTTTACAAACTATACTTACAGTGTAGATGGTAACCCGCTTTCTCAGCCGGATGCTAATGGAAATATGAGTTATACCTTGATGAATGTAGATCCAAAAAATATCCCGGTGATCAATGTGAAGGTGAGTAACGGTGAATGTACTCAGACTATTACGGTAAGAGATTGGTACGTGGCGATCAAAAAGATAGACTTATCAGATAGTGTAAACTGCTGTCCTGCCACTCTGCCGATTATTAAAGCTGATGCCGGAGCGAAAGATCTGCGGTTTTCTTTAGAACTGGGGAGATTTGGATTAAAAGGATCAGGTGACGGAGCGCCCGTACTTCTATACTTCTGGAGCAAACTAGAAGGTCCGGATGTGAAACTTATTAGTGATCCTGCTAACGGAGAACTGATCGTTGAAGATTTAATTGCTGGTAACTATAAATTCCAGCTTCTGGTTAAGGATGCGAATAGTGATGCATTTAGTATTGATACAACAACTGTAACAGTGTATTGA
- a CDS encoding S24 family peptidase, with product MNYLEFKEIRKKLNMKQADIAKSIGVGTRAVQYWEKGERKIPETTAYFVTNLLLKQQELNDDSASPVVFSDLKIMHVPLANQYAQAGYLSNFADEEYIESLPTIPFTDDVEHRGEYMCFEVKGDSMDNGSYESYLEGDIILCRNIRQDYWMSKLHYDKWDFVIVHKEKGILVKRIINHDVERGIITLHSLNEYYEDFEIHLKDVAKLFNIISTRRKNNRR from the coding sequence ATGAACTATTTAGAATTCAAAGAAATCAGGAAGAAACTAAACATGAAGCAGGCTGATATCGCAAAATCTATAGGAGTGGGTACCAGAGCTGTGCAATATTGGGAAAAAGGCGAACGAAAAATACCGGAAACGACGGCTTACTTTGTCACCAATTTACTGTTAAAACAGCAGGAACTCAATGATGACAGCGCATCTCCGGTTGTTTTTTCAGATTTGAAGATTATGCATGTCCCGTTGGCGAATCAATATGCACAAGCCGGTTATCTGAGTAATTTTGCTGATGAAGAATATATAGAAAGCTTACCCACTATTCCTTTTACGGACGATGTAGAGCACAGAGGTGAATACATGTGTTTTGAAGTAAAAGGAGACAGTATGGATAACGGATCGTACGAAAGCTATCTGGAAGGAGACATTATCTTATGTAGAAATATCAGACAGGATTACTGGATGAGTAAGCTGCATTATGATAAATGGGATTTTGTGATCGTTCACAAAGAGAAAGGAATTCTGGTAAAGCGAATCATCAACCATGACGTGGAAAGAGGAATTATCACCCTTCATTCTCTGAATGAATATTATGAAGATTTCGAAATCCATCTGAAGGATGTTGCGAAACTTTTCAATATTATAAGTACAAGACGTAAAAACAACAGAAGATAA